The Chiloscyllium punctatum isolate Juve2018m chromosome 2, sChiPun1.3, whole genome shotgun sequence genome has a window encoding:
- the LOC140496471 gene encoding profilin-3-like has translation MLDWKEYIASVLQDSAIADIAIVGCTPKNKKIWACRSDGVLGQITSQEVEVIIDKDRKSILQNGITIGGKKYSIIRDNMLLEKNPSMDIRTLGDEGKSICIGRLSKALMFLMGQKGVHGGVVNKKLHDLVDSLNRNGNI, from the coding sequence ATGCTGGACTGGAAAGAATATATAGCCTCAGTTCTGCAAGACAGCGCCATTGCAGACATCGCCATCGTTGGATGCACCCCCAAAAACAAAAAGATTTGGGCGTGCAGGAGTGACGGTGTGCTGGGCCAGATTACATCTCAGGAGGTCGAAGTGATCATTGACAAAGACAGGAAGTCAATCCTCCAAAACGGGATCACCATTGGTGGGAAGAAGTACTCCATCATCCGGGACAATATGCTGCTGGAGAAGAACCCCTCAATGGATATCAGGACACTGGGTGACGAAGGAAAGAGCATCTGTATTGGCAGATTATCCAAAGCTCTGATGTTTCTGATGGGGCAGAAAGGAGTTCATGGAGGAGTTGTGAACAAAAAGTTGCATGACTTAGTGGATTCTCTGAACAGAAATGGTAACATCTAA